One window of the Methanocaldococcus vulcanius M7 genome contains the following:
- a CDS encoding flagellar protein G, whose translation MASSAMSEIIMFVAVLLIAAFVAGILTTSTYKISLNIDKKSDALSTKLSQDFEIINDPGEIIRNPSAGVIYLYIKNTGKDPIVFTNTSFTVIVDGNIVGINNTYDLTDPGDNVLSPGDVGEIVAKYNETGYHRIRVVSESGISRTIKGYIS comes from the coding sequence TTGGCATCAAGTGCAATGTCTGAGATAATTATGTTCGTTGCGGTATTGTTGATTGCTGCATTTGTAGCAGGGATCTTAACAACATCAACGTATAAAATTTCCCTAAATATCGATAAGAAAAGTGATGCATTATCTACAAAACTATCTCAGGACTTTGAGATCATAAACGATCCCGGAGAGATAATCAGAAATCCCTCCGCAGGGGTTATATACCTCTATATAAAAAACACTGGAAAAGATCCTATTGTCTTTACAAACACATCCTTTACAGTTATAGTGGACGGTAATATAGTGGGGATTAATAACACTTACGATTTGACAGATCCGGGAGATAATGTTCTCTCTCCGGGAGATGTGGGGGAGATAGTGGCAAAATATAATGAGACAGGATACCATAGAATAAGGGTTGTTTCTGAATCAGGAATATCTCGAACCATTAAAGGATATATTTCCTAA
- a CDS encoding ATPase domain-containing protein, which translates to MELAKIELSRDDLDKRIGGGVPHGSLIVIEGEESTGKSVLCQRLAYGFLQNRHSVTYVSTQLTTLEFIKQMNSLNYTINKKLLSGALLYIPVYPLIADNKKKDGFLKKVMETRAFYEKDVIIFDSLSALIANDASEVNVNDLMAFFKRITALKKIIICTINPKELSEPTLTIIRTSATMLIRTELFTFGGDLKNLAKILKYNMAPGPYQKNIVFRVEPKIGIAVEIASVA; encoded by the coding sequence ATGGAATTAGCAAAAATCGAACTTAGTAGAGATGATCTGGATAAAAGAATTGGGGGAGGTGTTCCACATGGGAGTTTGATAGTAATTGAGGGAGAGGAGAGTACAGGAAAATCGGTCTTGTGTCAAAGATTGGCTTATGGGTTTCTGCAAAATAGACATTCTGTAACTTATGTTTCTACCCAACTTACTACTTTGGAATTTATAAAGCAGATGAACTCTTTAAATTACACAATTAATAAGAAATTGTTGTCTGGGGCTTTGTTATACATTCCTGTTTATCCTCTGATTGCTGATAATAAAAAAAAGGATGGGTTTTTAAAAAAAGTTATGGAAACACGAGCTTTTTATGAGAAAGATGTTATTATCTTTGATTCTCTATCCGCATTGATAGCTAATGATGCGAGTGAAGTTAATGTTAATGATTTAATGGCTTTTTTTAAGAGAATAACTGCTTTAAAGAAGATTATAATTTGCACCATAAATCCAAAGGAGTTATCTGAGCCAACACTCACTATTATAAGGACTTCTGCGACTATGTTGATTAGAACAGAACTCTTTACGTTTGGGGGAGATCTGAAAAACTTGGCTAAAATATTGAAATATAATATGGCTCCGGGACCATATCAAAAGAACATTGTCTTCAGAGTAGAGCCAAAAATTGGAATCGCTGTTGAGATTGCTTCCGTTGCATAA
- a CDS encoding type II/IV secretion system ATPase subunit, with protein MSEAELKEAMNRNPHLRKYIENFKRAYMRLPDFMAALSRELKELKYPNILYPIGDPIFIHIFGTPETRTKYIVIEPKLETPEEKMKYKIILNRILELAPYEETPKSVEEFEEVLTRLFNACTRVTEDTKNEGFLQRIFKFADNKVNITPEEKNKFLYLLKRDLIGLGNLEPIARDPYLEDIHVIGPKNCHIVHKIFGMLPTNITWEDELELADYLKNIGERMGRPVSDANPIVDGALPDGSRINIVYSTDVSPKGPSFTIRKFTDVPISVTQLISWGTFSTQVAAYLWLCLEYGMSIFICGETASGKTTTLNAILPFIKPESKIFSCEDTPEVKPPHPVWQQLITRERGPEESRVTLFDLLRAALRSRPNYIIVGEIRSVEAAVAFQAMQTGHPVLSTFHAANVRKMIQRLNGDPINVPLTFMDNLNVALFQLAVYQRGKVLRRVVSIEEIEGYYKEVDGVVTRAVFQWEPDKDRHVFTGRNNSYVLEEKIAKAAGYEDPRDIYNELELRARILEEMIAREIFDYYQVRDIIWSFYEKGLEGLPFPI; from the coding sequence ATGAGTGAAGCGGAACTAAAAGAAGCAATGAATAGAAATCCGCATTTACGAAAATATATTGAGAACTTTAAAAGGGCATACATGCGACTTCCTGATTTTATGGCGGCACTATCCCGAGAATTAAAAGAACTTAAATATCCAAATATACTATATCCAATTGGAGATCCAATCTTCATTCACATCTTTGGAACTCCAGAGACAAGAACTAAATACATCGTTATAGAGCCAAAATTAGAAACACCCGAAGAAAAAATGAAATATAAAATTATATTAAATAGAATATTGGAATTAGCTCCCTACGAGGAGACACCAAAAAGCGTGGAAGAATTTGAAGAGGTCTTAACAAGATTATTCAATGCTTGCACGAGAGTTACTGAGGATACAAAAAATGAAGGATTTTTACAAAGAATCTTTAAATTTGCAGACAATAAAGTGAACATTACACCCGAAGAGAAAAATAAATTTTTATATCTATTAAAGAGGGACTTAATTGGATTGGGAAATTTAGAACCTATCGCAAGAGATCCATATTTAGAAGATATACACGTTATAGGCCCAAAAAACTGCCATATTGTTCATAAAATATTTGGAATGTTGCCAACGAACATAACTTGGGAAGATGAATTAGAACTTGCAGATTATTTAAAAAATATTGGAGAACGAATGGGAAGACCTGTTTCAGACGCTAACCCCATAGTTGACGGTGCACTACCAGACGGATCAAGGATCAACATTGTCTACTCAACAGATGTTTCTCCAAAAGGGCCATCATTTACTATAAGGAAATTTACAGATGTTCCAATAAGTGTAACTCAACTTATCAGCTGGGGAACCTTTTCAACACAGGTGGCAGCATACTTGTGGTTATGTTTAGAGTATGGTATGAGTATCTTCATCTGTGGAGAGACAGCATCAGGTAAAACAACAACATTAAACGCAATTCTTCCATTTATAAAGCCAGAATCGAAAATATTTTCATGTGAAGACACTCCAGAGGTCAAACCCCCACATCCTGTTTGGCAGCAATTGATTACAAGAGAAAGGGGGCCAGAAGAGAGTAGAGTTACATTGTTTGATCTGTTAAGGGCAGCACTGAGATCAAGACCTAACTATATTATTGTTGGAGAGATTAGGAGTGTTGAAGCAGCAGTTGCATTCCAAGCTATGCAGACAGGACACCCTGTTCTCTCAACATTCCACGCAGCTAATGTTAGAAAGATGATACAGAGATTAAATGGAGATCCAATCAACGTCCCTTTAACATTCATGGATAACTTAAACGTTGCTCTCTTCCAGCTGGCTGTCTATCAAAGAGGTAAGGTGTTAAGGAGGGTAGTTTCGATAGAAGAAATCGAGGGGTATTATAAAGAGGTTGATGGGGTTGTTACAAGGGCAGTTTTCCAATGGGAGCCAGATAAAGATAGACATGTGTTTACTGGAAGAAATAATAGTTATGTTTTGGAAGAGAAGATTGCAAAAGCAGCAGGTTATGAAGATCCAAGAGACATTTATAACGAGTTAGAGTTAAGAGCAAGAATTTTGGAGGAGATGATTGCAAGGGAAATTTTCGACTATTATCAAGTTAGGGATATTATATGGTCATTTTACGAAAAAGGTTTGGAGGGGCTTCCATTCCCGATCTGA
- the flaJ gene encoding archaellar assembly protein FlaJ, with product MVFNLLLRIGLKPRDYFLKIVLPAFIVSILLMIVGSILFKGIVLYIFLLLPIVIIVSAICYPYIVLDSQKNKINERLHIFITKFGTLSITDLNRKDLLKILSEEREELGELAKQAEKLYVLTDKWGRSLAEACRFLAQRTPSSEFADFLDRLAYALDSGEELKEFLMKEQDIVMDDYAAFYKRMLYSLDLYKELYVSAMTSVAFFLAFSILVPFLLPFNFVFMATIALFAFFAIEILIVIVIRNRLPFDRLWHTGKNPTETDKKLKKWTIISFILTAILLAFLLVAKYVLSISPFADIPYMILIAIGFSPLAIGGLISLREEERVKRKEFVFPEFLRSLGDSVSAKGGGMVSSLEYLSNHDFGPLTNDIKRLYKRLALGIDSNKSWRFFGFDSCSYLIQLFSDIFSRCIYFGGDPKTAAEIISKNFRKIVQLRKSKYQNIQQFVGVVYGLGGGLSLALFASLGVAKMINDLYSSLNIPETVIHILNIAPITNVDVVEYIIFGSLIVYSAISAVLIKIMDGGHKFVSLFHFVVILWICSIVAYATKLLVSQILGLSVPLY from the coding sequence GTGGTATTTAATTTACTGCTTAGAATTGGTTTAAAACCAAGGGACTATTTCTTAAAAATTGTATTGCCTGCATTTATTGTGTCGATTTTATTAATGATAGTGGGATCTATCTTATTTAAAGGAATAGTTCTTTATATCTTCCTACTTCTACCCATTGTAATAATAGTTAGTGCGATCTGCTATCCCTACATAGTTTTGGATTCTCAGAAAAATAAGATAAATGAGCGACTGCATATTTTTATAACAAAATTTGGAACACTATCCATCACAGATTTAAACAGAAAAGATCTGTTAAAGATTCTCTCAGAAGAAAGGGAAGAACTTGGAGAGTTGGCAAAACAGGCAGAGAAGTTGTATGTTTTAACAGACAAGTGGGGAAGATCGTTAGCAGAAGCATGTAGATTTTTAGCTCAGAGAACACCAAGTAGTGAGTTTGCAGATTTTTTAGATAGATTGGCTTATGCATTAGATAGTGGAGAGGAACTTAAAGAATTTTTAATGAAAGAGCAAGATATTGTAATGGATGACTATGCTGCGTTTTATAAGAGGATGCTATATTCTCTTGATCTATATAAAGAGTTATATGTCAGTGCAATGACTTCTGTTGCGTTTTTCTTAGCGTTTTCCATATTGGTGCCATTCTTACTACCTTTCAACTTCGTATTTATGGCAACAATAGCATTGTTTGCATTTTTTGCAATAGAAATTTTGATAGTTATTGTTATAAGAAATCGATTGCCTTTTGATAGATTATGGCATACTGGTAAAAATCCAACTGAAACCGATAAAAAACTGAAAAAATGGACGATAATCTCTTTTATTCTTACAGCAATTTTACTGGCCTTTTTACTTGTAGCTAAGTATGTTTTAAGTATATCTCCATTTGCAGATATTCCCTATATGATACTAATAGCCATAGGTTTCAGTCCTCTCGCCATTGGAGGATTGATTTCATTAAGAGAAGAAGAGAGAGTTAAAAGAAAGGAATTTGTATTTCCAGAGTTTTTAAGATCTCTTGGGGACTCTGTCAGTGCCAAAGGGGGAGGAATGGTTAGTTCGTTGGAATATTTATCAAATCATGATTTTGGTCCACTAACTAATGATATTAAACGACTCTATAAAAGATTAGCATTGGGGATAGATTCAAATAAATCTTGGAGATTTTTTGGATTTGATTCTTGTAGTTATCTGATACAGTTATTCTCAGATATATTTTCAAGATGCATATACTTTGGAGGAGATCCAAAAACAGCAGCTGAGATCATTAGTAAAAACTTTCGTAAGATAGTTCAACTAAGAAAATCAAAATATCAAAATATACAACAATTTGTTGGTGTGGTTTATGGCCTTGGAGGGGGTTTAAGTTTGGCATTATTTGCTTCACTTGGAGTTGCTAAGATGATAAACGATCTCTACTCTTCTTTAAATATTCCAGAGACAGTTATACACATCTTGAATATTGCTCCAATCACAAACGTGGATGTTGTGGAATATATTATCTTTGGATCGCTGATTGTTTATTCTGCAATTTCAGCTGTCTTAATAAAAATTATGGATGGGGGACATAAGTTTGTTTCCTTGTTTCACTTTGTAGTTATACTGTGGATCTGCTCAATAGTTGCATATGCAACAAAACTTCTCGTATCCCAGATACTTGGGCTTTCAGTTCCTTTATACTAA
- the flaK gene encoding preflagellin peptidase FlaK encodes MEINYLIGLVGLIIASICDLKDREINDCIWIFITIFGFLYWGYFSFLMHNFIYIGYSVVGFLICFAIGYIMFLFGVGGGDGKLLMGLGALIPKYKMPIFTPFGNLLNISLIPSFPLMVLINAIFLSIFLPIIIFLKNVAKGVKPETKKEFICMFIGEKMKVATAKEKERLIMGTQDNINFLPSAEDACNFLKFDDNEEVWATPAIPFAIPLLVSYILTPYIGDKIIYMFLSMLGLSL; translated from the coding sequence ATGGAGATAAACTATTTAATCGGATTAGTGGGGCTTATAATTGCATCAATCTGCGATCTGAAAGATAGAGAGATTAATGATTGTATCTGGATCTTTATAACAATCTTCGGTTTTTTGTATTGGGGGTATTTTTCCTTTTTAATGCATAATTTTATCTATATTGGTTATTCAGTAGTAGGTTTTTTAATATGTTTTGCAATAGGATATATAATGTTTTTATTTGGTGTAGGAGGAGGAGATGGAAAGCTTTTGATGGGATTGGGAGCTTTAATCCCTAAATATAAAATGCCAATATTTACACCATTTGGGAATTTGTTAAATATCTCCCTTATTCCATCTTTTCCATTAATGGTTTTGATAAATGCGATATTCTTATCAATATTTTTACCAATAATCATATTTCTAAAAAATGTAGCAAAGGGTGTTAAACCAGAAACAAAAAAAGAATTTATATGCATGTTTATTGGAGAGAAAATGAAAGTTGCTACTGCAAAAGAAAAGGAGCGGTTAATTATGGGAACTCAAGATAATATAAACTTTCTACCCAGTGCAGAAGATGCATGCAATTTTTTAAAGTTTGATGATAATGAAGAGGTCTGGGCAACGCCTGCAATACCTTTTGCAATTCCTCTTCTCGTCTCTTATATTTTAACACCATATATTGGTGATAAAATTATATATATGTTTCTATCGATGTTAGGATTATCTCTTTAA
- a CDS encoding helix-turn-helix domain-containing protein has protein sequence MSLAFIDPMIIRSLNKSKLRKKILYLLYKMYPHGIYLSEISRRVKSDPSNVLGCLKGMNGRYNGHFSLIELGLVECVEKGGIKIYKLTDYGKKIVEILKDQDSDFIDSLRW, from the coding sequence ATGAGTTTAGCATTTATAGATCCAATGATCATTCGATCGTTAAATAAAAGCAAACTGAGAAAAAAGATTCTCTATCTTCTCTATAAAATGTATCCCCACGGGATCTACCTATCGGAGATCTCGAGAAGGGTAAAATCAGATCCAAGTAACGTTCTCGGATGTTTAAAAGGGATGAACGGGAGATACAATGGGCACTTTTCACTTATAGAACTTGGATTAGTAGAATGTGTTGAAAAAGGGGGAATAAAAATATATAAACTAACAGATTATGGAAAGAAAATTGTCGAAATATTAAAAGATCAAGATAGTGATTTCATCGACTCATTAAGGTGGTAA
- a CDS encoding methyltransferase domain-containing protein: MKFDSTNIDVIGGGAFDIGDNDSKVLEEIISEVINEIIPSEIKLKKKIEMIDNTIEYLSYDLLSNFIKQGVEFGIFPIIAKYSPRIEDIPALVRYPNKKFIYEYIKTALKLKILKYEDEKVKINEEFELNIKMPKFDKIISDYVMKYNFITHISRYALISYNHPKIAISFKKDPDIWDMILSSPYYSLCREIANDCLKIDKGNYLLDVGCGSRSPKYFLEKVFPKGYYMGVDISKGLLQIAECRVKKSYCDSYELKNMDFSDIIPKEKYDYVICSHTLKYAPSLKHFLGKMMSSIYKGGKIFIAEEFILGKNKNICKEVFEFYNKLNKRFRGYYSEEDVKNALELLGYDFKIEGIGNGILVIEKL; the protein is encoded by the coding sequence ATGAAGTTTGATTCAACAAACATAGATGTTATTGGGGGAGGGGCGTTTGATATTGGAGATAATGACTCAAAAGTGTTAGAAGAGATAATAAGTGAAGTTATAAACGAGATCATTCCTTCAGAAATCAAATTAAAGAAAAAAATTGAAATGATAGATAATACGATAGAGTATCTAAGTTATGATTTATTATCTAACTTTATAAAGCAAGGAGTAGAGTTTGGTATATTTCCAATCATTGCCAAATATTCTCCAAGAATAGAAGACATACCTGCCCTCGTTAGATACCCTAACAAAAAATTTATTTACGAATATATAAAAACAGCATTAAAGTTGAAGATACTAAAATACGAAGATGAAAAGGTTAAAATAAATGAAGAATTCGAGTTAAACATAAAAATGCCAAAATTTGACAAAATTATCAGCGACTATGTTATGAAATACAACTTTATAACTCACATATCAAGATACGCGTTAATAAGCTACAACCATCCAAAAATTGCAATAAGTTTCAAAAAAGATCCTGACATATGGGACATGATCCTCAGCAGTCCATACTACTCACTATGTAGAGAGATCGCTAACGACTGCTTAAAAATCGATAAAGGAAATTATCTCCTCGACGTTGGATGTGGTTCAAGATCACCAAAATACTTTTTAGAGAAAGTGTTTCCAAAAGGTTATTATATGGGAGTGGATATTTCAAAGGGATTATTACAGATAGCCGAGTGTAGAGTAAAAAAATCCTACTGCGATTCTTACGAGTTAAAAAATATGGATTTCTCAGATATAATTCCAAAAGAAAAATACGATTACGTTATTTGCTCCCATACATTAAAATATGCCCCATCTTTAAAACACTTTCTTGGTAAGATGATGTCGTCCATATACAAAGGAGGAAAGATATTTATAGCCGAGGAGTTCATCTTAGGAAAAAATAAAAACATATGTAAAGAGGTATTTGAATTTTATAACAAACTAAATAAAAGATTTAGAGGATATTATTCAGAAGAAGATGTAAAAAATGCATTAGAGTTATTAGGATATGACTTTAAAATAGAAGGTATCGGAAATGGCATCCTCGTTATAGAGAAATTATAA
- a CDS encoding radical SAM protein, with protein sequence MKYLILKITNRCNLNCIYCYANNKNDKDMDFKTAKRSIDYLLNLDDKLKIQFTGGEPLLNFKLIEKVVKYCNKTYPNKTITYAIQTNATLLDKKLVERIKDLNLNVGVSIDGLEVNDHLRPYKDGKSSTLDTLKGIYLLNSYNIKFGITSVITSYNLPYLKDFVEYLLAVGVRSVSFDLLKPKKEDHLKLLPNLGEFKKILDELKNYPIFIKNLQKRPNRGYCYLNFGDMLFVNEYGDIYPCPTLEGFFYVGNVSEEIKLPKIECNKCYAREFLMSMWNKSDRIKKR encoded by the coding sequence ATGAAGTATTTAATATTAAAAATAACCAATAGGTGTAATTTAAACTGTATTTACTGCTATGCAAATAACAAAAATGATAAAGATATGGATTTTAAAACAGCCAAAAGAAGTATTGATTATCTTTTAAATTTAGATGATAAGTTAAAAATACAGTTCACAGGAGGGGAGCCGTTATTAAATTTTAAACTTATAGAGAAGGTAGTTAAATATTGCAATAAAACATATCCCAACAAAACAATAACATATGCAATACAAACCAATGCAACACTTTTGGATAAAAAGTTGGTTGAAAGGATTAAAGATCTAAATTTAAATGTTGGAGTAAGCATTGACGGTTTAGAGGTAAATGATCATTTAAGGCCTTATAAAGATGGAAAATCTTCAACCTTAGATACTTTAAAGGGGATATATTTGTTAAACTCTTATAATATAAAATTTGGAATCACGTCTGTAATTACATCCTATAATTTACCTTATTTGAAGGATTTTGTTGAATATTTATTAGCGGTTGGTGTAAGAAGCGTAAGTTTCGATCTATTAAAACCAAAAAAAGAGGATCACTTAAAATTATTACCAAATCTTGGAGAATTTAAAAAAATATTAGATGAATTAAAAAACTACCCTATATTTATAAAAAATCTACAAAAAAGACCTAATAGAGGATACTGCTATTTAAATTTTGGAGATATGTTATTTGTCAATGAATATGGGGATATTTATCCATGTCCTACATTAGAGGGTTTCTTTTACGTTGGTAATGTAAGTGAGGAGATAAAATTACCGAAGATTGAGTGTAATAAATGCTATGCAAGGGAGTTTTTAATGTCAATGTGGAATAAAAGTGATAGAATAAAAAAGAGATAA